ACGACCGAACGCGCGGCCATTCCCGCGACCGCCGACGAGCGCGAGATGCTCCGCGGCTATCTCGACTTCCACCGGGCGACCCTCGCCATGAAGTGCGAGGGCCTCACCGACGACGAACTGCGCCGGCAGTCGATGCCGCCCTCGACGCTCTCGCTGCTCGGCCTGGTGCGGCACATGGCCGAAGTGGAGCGGTCCTGGTTCCGCAGGATCGTGGCCGGCGAGGACGTCCCGCTGGTCTGGTCGGACAGTTTCGACTTCCAGGTCGCCTACGACGTGCGCGGCGCGGACCGGCAGGAGGCCTTCGACGCCTGGCGGGCGGAGATCGAGCACGCGCGCCGCATCGAGGCGGCGGTCGAGTCCCTGGACGTCCTGGCGTACGACCGCCGCAAGAACCAGACGGTCTCGCTGCGCATGGTCATGCTCCACATGATCCACGAGTACGCCAGGCACAACGGACACGCCGACTTCCTGCGCGAGGGCATCGACGGAACCGTCGGCGTCTGACCCGCACAGCGAAGAGCCGTTTTTCTCCGCGCGGTA
This sequence is a window from Streptomyces sp. NBC_00557. Protein-coding genes within it:
- a CDS encoding DinB family protein, yielding MTTERAAIPATADEREMLRGYLDFHRATLAMKCEGLTDDELRRQSMPPSTLSLLGLVRHMAEVERSWFRRIVAGEDVPLVWSDSFDFQVAYDVRGADRQEAFDAWRAEIEHARRIEAAVESLDVLAYDRRKNQTVSLRMVMLHMIHEYARHNGHADFLREGIDGTVGV